In Lepidochelys kempii isolate rLepKem1 chromosome 10, rLepKem1.hap2, whole genome shotgun sequence, a single window of DNA contains:
- the LOC140918179 gene encoding galanin receptor type 1-like: protein MNSSFSFPESHLSLLDLLKGENGSLPRMWNGSQELDWEELERMLFLFAKEPVTISLTVLYLLSFVVGFVGNIMSIKVLTRKRSSRMPSLSATRSLLINLAICDLMVVCVCMPITVGNLIYKAWVYGDFLCRAVPFVQAVSVSASVLSLTVISVNRYYSVHNPLNARSFFTQRKILSTILVVWVLSSGICMPLIFMNKRDEIGAVEGLPLVFPICREIWPQERLKQAYNFLLFCALYCLPVLFNMIICFLTVRRLWSCTSQLKEHNSLNRSLPASRLKIRKKVAQMVVALVLLFAISWLPVYLMDIWIDFNIPNSLQDVTPSPWVLQLRPFAQWLGLTNSSLNPICYCFVGNLYRSAKEMKSKYHQKMVSLFNFSLSERTAPSSVPELLSYRNSMDSAGKESSCTLAMSKRYQGDTDPKNNYETPLMSCQSLSLNTMSSEKTSL, encoded by the coding sequence ATGAATTCctccttctctttcccagagAGCCACCTCAGCCTGCTAGACCTTTTGAAAGGAGAGAACGGGTCCCTTCCCAGAATGTGGAATGGGAGCCAGGAGCTGGACTGGGAGGAGCTGGAAAGAATGCTCTTCCTGTTTGCAAAGGAGCCTGTCACCATCAGCCTCACCGTCCTGTACCTACTCTCTTTTGTGGTGGGATTTGTTGGGAACATCATGTCCATTAAAGTGCTTACCAGGAAGCGCAGCAGTCGGATGCCCAGCCTGAGTGCCACCAGGAGCCTCCTTATCAACCTGGCTATCTGCGACTTGATGGTGGTGTGCGTCTGCATGCCCATCACGGTGGGGAACTTGATATACAAAGCCTGGGTGTACGGGGACTTCCTGTGCAGGGCTGTGCCATTTGTCCAGGCCGTGTCCGTCTCAGCCAGTGTGCTCAGCCTCACGGTCATTAGTGTGAACAGGTATTACAGTGTTCACAACCCTCTGAATGCCAGGTCCTTCTTCACTCAGAGGAAGATCCTCAGCACCATCCTGGTGGTGTGGGTCCTGTCCTCTGGGATCTGCATGCCCCTTATATTCATGAACAAAAGGGATGAGATTGGGGCGGTGGAGGGACTGCCCCTGGTGTTCCCAATCTGCAGGGAAATATGGCCTCAAGAGAGGCTCAAGCAAGCCTACAACTTCCTGCTCTTCTGTGCCCTCTATTGCCTGCCCGTGCTATTCAATATGATCATCTGCTTCCTGACCGTGCGAAGGCTGTGGAGCTGCACCAGCCAGTTGAAGGAGCACAACTCCCTGAACCGATCCCTGCCAGCCTCCAGGCTGAAGATCCGCAAGAAGGTGGCCCAGATGGTGGTGGCCCTGGTCCTGCTGTTTGCCATCTCTTGGCTGCCAGTCTACTTGATGGACATCTGGATTGACTTCAACATCCCCAACTCTTTGCAGGATGTGACTCCATCTCCCTGGGTCCTGCAGCTCAGACCTTTTGCTCAGTGGCTAGGCCTCACCAACTCCAGCCTCAACCCCATATGCTATTGCTTTGTTGGGAACCTCTACAGGTCAGCCAAAGAAATGAAGAGCAAATACCACCAGAAGATGGTCTCCCTTTTTAACTTCTCTCTGTCTGAAAGGACTGCACCTTCTTCTGTGCCTGAGTTGCTCTCTTACAGGAACTCCATGGACTCTGCAGGGAAAGAGTCCAGCTGCACCCTGGCAATGAGCAAGAGATATCAGGGGGACACTGACCCTAAGAACAACTATGAAACTCCACTAATGTCCTGCCAGTCTCTGTCTCTAAACACCATGTCTAGTGAAAAGACTTCTCTATAA